From Oncorhynchus masou masou isolate Uvic2021 chromosome 7, UVic_Omas_1.1, whole genome shotgun sequence, one genomic window encodes:
- the LOC135542905 gene encoding uncharacterized protein LOC135542905 has product MEMNTSLLDVPAPCLPAPCLPAPCLPAPCLPAPCLPAPCLPAPCLPAPCLPAPCLPAPCLPAPCLPAPCLPAPCLPAPCLPAPCLPAPCLPAPVSARPPVSARPVSARPVSARPVPACPPRVCPPRACLPAPCLPAPVPARPVPARP; this is encoded by the coding sequence ATGGAGATGAATACATCGTTATTGGACGTGCCTGCCCCGTGTCTGCCTGCCCCGTGTCTGCCTGCCCCGTGTCTGCCTGCCCCGTGTCTGCCTGCCCCGTGTCTGCCTGCCCCGTGTCTGCCTGCCCCGTGTCTGCCTGCCCCGTGTCTGCCTGCCCCGTGTCTGCCTGCCCCGTGTCTGCCTGCCCCGTGTCTGCCCGCCCCGTGTCTGCCCGCCCCGTGTCTGCCCGCCCCGTGTCTGCCCGCCCCGTGTCTGCCTGCCCCGTGTCTGCCCGCCCCCGTGTCTGCCCGCCCCCCCGTGTCTGCCCGCCCCGTGTCTGCCCGCCCCGTGTCTGCCCGCCCcgtgcctgcctgcccgccccgTGTCTGCCCGCCCcgtgcctgcctgcccgccccgTGCCTGCCCGCCCCCGTGCCTGCCCGCCCCGTGCCTGCCCGCCCC